From the genome of Callithrix jacchus isolate 240 chromosome 7, calJac240_pri, whole genome shotgun sequence, one region includes:
- the CALML3 gene encoding calmodulin-like protein 3 — translation MADQLTEEQITEFKEAFSLFDKDGDGCITTHELGTVMRSLGQNPTEAELQDMMREIDQDGNGTVDFPEFLGMMARKMRDKDSEEEIREAFRVFDKDGNGFVSTSELRHIMTRLGEKLSDEEVEEMIRAADTDGDGQVNYEEFVRMLVSK, via the coding sequence ATGGCCGACCAGCTGACTGAGGAGCAGATCACAGAATTCAAGGAGGCCTTCTCCCTATTCGACAAGGATGGGGACGGCTGCATCACCACCCACGAGCTGGGCACGGTCATGCGGTCCCTGGGCCAGAACCCCACGGAGGCTGAGCTGCAGGACATGATGAGAGAGATTGACCAGGACGGCAACGGCACCGTGGACTTCCCCGAGTTCCTGGGCATGATGGCCAGGAAGATGAGGGACAAGGACAGCGAGGAGGAGATCCGCGAGGCCTTCCGCGTGTTTGACAAGGATGGCAACGGCTTTGTCAGCACCTCCGAGCTGCGGCACATCATGACCCGGCTGGGGGAGAAGCTGAGTGACGAGGAGGTGGAGGAGATGATCCGGGCCGCAGACACGGACGGAGATGGGCAGGTGAACTACGAGGAGTTTGTCCGCATGCTGGTGTCCAAGTGA